A section of the Primulina eburnea isolate SZY01 chromosome 1, ASM2296580v1, whole genome shotgun sequence genome encodes:
- the LOC140812626 gene encoding uncharacterized protein: MSGTRSAENCYQLGEGDDCRSAKVSDLDICHQKLGHVSINTLKNLRKFDAVRDLTVKTPETDVEELLDISEALTRNSVESGVETSEATPSTTPPLNRTETVDNDNNDNDDVVINCEREIPSKIQKNHPSSQIIGELHDGVQTRNKENVDYRKMIGLICMSSTFSQVSHSCFVSQIEPNNNNDGTLCQLKCYRHF; the protein is encoded by the exons ATGTCAGGTACTCGTTCTGCTGAAAATTGCTATCAATTGGGAGAAGGTGATGATTGCCGAAGTGCCAAGGTGAGTGATTTAGACATATGTCATCAAAAACTGGGACACGTGAGTATCAATACCTTGAAGAATCTGCGTAAGTTTgatgctgtgagag ATCTGACAGTTAAAACACCGGAGACTGATGTAGAAGAATTGCTGGATATAAGTGAGGCACTGACCAGAAACAGTGTTGAGTCTGGTGTTGAGACCAGTGAGGCAACACCAAGCACAACACCGCCTCTGAACCGAACAGAAACTGTGGATAATGATAACAATGATAATGATGATGTGGTGATTAATTGTGAAAGAGAAATTCCCAGCAAGATTCAGAAGAATCATCCATCATCACAAATCATTGGTGAATTACATGATGGTGTGCAAACAAGAAACAAAGAAAATGTGGACTACCGCAAAATGATTGGTTTAATATGCATGAGCTCCACGTTTTCCCAGGTAAGTCACTCGTGTTTTGTGTCTCAAATTGAACCCAACAATAATAATGATGGTACATTGTGTCAACTCAAGTGTTATAGACATTTCTAA
- the LOC140831490 gene encoding uncharacterized protein: MRYFPLTPRLKRLYSSKHTTRDMRWHDAERLKDDGVLRHPADGSAWKMFDVKFPAFAMDPRNVRLGLATHGFNPFGSMSTTYTMWPVMVVPYNTPPWKCMKSENMMLNLLIPGPTSPGKDMDVFLQPLIEEFKKLWEGVNTRDASSNDIFLMRAAVLWTINDYPAYALMSGWSTKGYKACPTCNEETPSKCIKSKIAYVGHRRFLPLNDPMRRSKQFDGNVETRSPPKELTATDILAQLEHVHVGLSGKHKQYGGIKCKRSIIELNWSKKSIFFQLEYWKYLPLRHNLDVMHIEKNVCDNVLGTLLNIEGKSKDTEKARLDLQDMGIRKELHLYKDGNKWKKPPATYSFSVEERHLFCQFIKSVKFPDGFAAKLSKNVNEVTGKILGLKSHDCHVLLQHLLPTGIRSCWKKEVRETIIELCTFFQQICDKTLNVSDLKLLQTNVVLILCKLERIFPPAFFDIMVHLILHLPQEAIMGGHVYFR; this comes from the coding sequence ATGCGATACTTTCCCCTAACTCCTAGATTAAAGCGTTTGTATAGTTCTAAGCACACAACAAGAGATATGAGATGGCATGATGCTGAGCGGCTAAAAGATGATGGTGTTTTAAGGCACCCCGCTGATGGTTCTGCTTGGAAGATGTTTGATGTGAAATTTCCAGCATTTGCTATGGATCCTAGAAATGTGCGTCTTGGTTTGGCAACACACGGTTTTAATCCATTTGGTAGCATGAGCACGACTTATACTATGTGGCCTGTTATGGTTGTTCCATATAACACACCACCTTGGAAGTGTATGAAGtctgaaaatatgatgttgaatTTATTAATACCTGGACCGACATCTCCTGGAAAAGACATGGATGTGTTCCTTCAGCCACTAATTGaagaatttaaaaaattgtgGGAAGGCGTGAATACTCGAGATGCATCGAGTAATGATATTTTCTTGATGCGTGCAGCAGTTTTGTGGACCATCAATGATTACCCTGCATATGCTTTAATGTCTGGATGGAGTACAAAAGGGTATAAAGCATGTCCAACTTGTAACGAAGAAACTCCTTCCAAATGCATAAAAAGTAAGATAGCATACGTTGGGCATAGACGTTTTCTTCCTTTAAATGATCCAATGAGGCGAAGCAAACAATTTGATGGTAATGTGGAAACAAGATCTCCACCTAAAGAATTAACCGCTACAGATATTTTAGCTCAATTAGAACATGTGCATGTTGGTCTTTCTGGAAAGCATAAGCAGTATGGAGGTATAAAGTGTAAGCGTTCGATTATTGAGCTTAATTGGTCGAAAAAAAGTATATTTTTCCAGCTTGAATACTGGAAATACTTACCACTTCGACATAACTTGGATGTAATGCACATTGAGAAGAATGTATGTGATAATGTTCTCGGAACCTTGTTGAACATAGAAGGAAAATCAAAAGACACAGAAAAAGCAAGACTAGATCTTCAAGACATGGGGATTAGGAAAGAGTTGCATCTCTACAAAGATGGAAATAAATGGAAGAAGCCACCAGCAACATATTCATTCAGTGTTGAAGAGAGACACTTATTTTGTCAATTTATCAAATCGGTGAAGTTTCCGGATGGTTTTGCCGCCAAGTTATCAAAAAACGTCAATGAGGTCACTGGTAAAATATTGGGACTTAAGTCTCATGACTGTCATGTTTTGCTCCAGCATTTATTGCCAACAGGAATCAGGTCATGCTGGAAAAAAGAAGTTCGTGAAACTATCATTGAGTTGTGTACTTTCTTCCAGCAAATATGTGACAAGACTTTGAACGTCAGTGATCTTAAGTTGTTGCAGACAAATGTTGTTCTTATTTTGTGCAAGTTGGAAAGAATATTCCCTCCAGCTTTTTTTGATATTATGGTCCACTTGATACTTCATTTACCACAAGAGGCAATAATGGGTGGTCATGTGTATTTTAGATAG